From Brassica oleracea var. oleracea cultivar TO1000 chromosome C3, BOL, whole genome shotgun sequence, a single genomic window includes:
- the LOC106333638 gene encoding F-box protein At3g08750-like, producing the protein MAASRRSWSLSLMPPEIIQKIFYKTPAEALVRAKPTCKEWYSLLTDETFINEHFNRSKEHFLRIFDTVQIMDPVTTTSSVSPVPNELLQHPFKIDTLVYTLMVHCDGLMLVGSYMWKCRDDGSRFSNLALWNPVLRNLRWIEPSRSITTSDYHGIGYDKNNRSDGYKILRFASRPWEIERYEGDEPEVEIYECKTSSWRTLDVELDMDVNIMPICVAVMGNMYWIAFRDVEEEEGDDDDEEEEEFILSFDFSDETFKDICFCPTSYVNSHLSCFNGDSLSLLQQDQTSRNIEVWVSSKLGGGDGDVSFSKYFSLSGPDLPALRVHATAARPVYCFVKPKSVIVWCVEVEGKVTDKAFTCCTLYEIGEDGVKCKRETERNYVRDYSRAFRCGYVYVPSMIPLP; encoded by the coding sequence ATGGCTGCCTCGAGGCGCTCATGGTCGTTGTCCCTGATGCCACCGGAGATAATACAAAAAATCTTTTACAAGACTCCGGCGGAAGCTCTCGTCCGAGCAAAACCGACGTGCAAAGAATGGTACTCTCTCCTCACCGACGAAACTTTCATCAACGAACACTTCAACCGCTCCAAAGAACACTTCCTAAGAATCTTCGATACGGTCCAAATCATGGATCCGGTGACCACAACAAGCTCAGTTTCACCAGTCCCGAACGAGTTATTACAGCATCCATTTAAGATCGATACTTTGGTTTACACGCTCATGGTTCATTGCGATGGGCTCATGCTGGTTGGGAGTTATATGTGGAAGTGCAGAGACGACGGGTCAAGATTCTCCAACCTCGCGCTTTGGAATCCTGTTTTGAGAAACCTCAGATGGATCGAGCCCTCACGAAGTATCACGACCTCTGATTACCACGGGATTGGATACGACAAGAACAATCGTAGCGATGGTTACAAGATCTTGAGGTTTGCTAGTCGACCTTGGGAGATTGAGCGTTATGAAGGTGATGAACCAGAGGTTGAGATTTATGAGTGCAAGACGAGTTCTTGGAGGACTCTTGATGTCGAGCTTGATATGGATGTAAATATCATGCCTATCTGTGTGGCTGTGATGGGTAACATGTATTGGATTGCTTTTAGAGATGTTGAAGAAGAAGAAGGAGATGATGATGATGAAGAAGAAGAAGAGTTCATTCTGAGTTTCGATTTCTCGGATGAAACATTCAAGGACATATGCTTCTGTCCGACCTCTTATGTTAATAGTCATTTATCTTGTTTCAATGGAGATAGCTTGTCTTTGCTACAACAAGACCAAACATCAAGAAACATTGAGGTGTGGGTTTCAAGCAAGTTGGGTGGTGGTGATGGTGATGTCTCGTTTAGCAAATACTTCAGTTTGTCCGGCCCTGATCTTCCGGCGTTACGGGTCCACGCAACTGCTGCTCGTCCTGTATACTGCTTTGTGAAGCCTAAGAGTGTCATCGTATGGTGCGTGGAAGTTGAAGGAAAAGTTACCGATAAGGCTTTTACTTGCTGTACTCTGTACGAGATTGGTGAGGATGGGGTGAAGTGTAAAAGGGAGACAGAACGAAACTACGTGCGTGACTATTCTCGCGCCTTCCGTTGTGGCTATGTGTATGTTCCAAGTATGATCCCTCTTCCATGA
- the LOC106334379 gene encoding putative F-box protein At3g10430: protein MASPKRSWSLSLMPPEIIQEIFYKTPAEALVRAKPTCKEWYALLTDASFINEHFQRSKEHFIRIFDTVKIMDPVTATSSVSPIPNELLQHPYTIHNLVYTLMVHCDGLMLVGYRGWKYRSDGSRISNLALWNPVLKNLRWVEPPVETITSTDYFGIGYNSDGYKIVRFTTRPFEVECCEDVPEVEIYEFKTSSWRTIGGEVDTDVEITSNSVAVMGNMYWTAYRVETPEEEFIRVFDFSDETFKDICFSPTSYVNSHLSCFNGDNLSLLQQDQASRNIEVWVSSKLGDGDVTFSRYFSLSRPDLPALRVRDDANPVYCFVKPKSVIVWCVEVEGKGTVKACTCCTLYEIGEDGVKSKRETERSYVRDYSRAFRCGYVYIPSMIPLPWVRH, encoded by the coding sequence ATGGCTTCTCCAAAGCGCTCGTGGTCGTTGTCCCTGATGCCACCGGAGATAATACAAGAAATCTTTTACAAGACTCCGGCGGAAGCTCTCGTCCGAGCAAAACCGACGTGCAAAGAATGGTACGCTCTCCTCACCGACGCAAGTTTCATCAACGAACACTTCCAACGCTCCAAAGAACACTTCATAAGAATCTTCGATACGGTAAAGATCATGGATCCAGTGACCGCAACGAGCTCAGTTTCACCAATCCCAAACGAGCTACTACAACATCCATATACGATCCATAACTTGGTCTACACGCTCATGGTTCACTGCGACGGACTCATGCTGGTTGGTTATCGAGGTTGGAAGTACAGAAGCGACGGTTCAAGAATCTCCAACCTCGCACTTTGGAACCCTGTTTTGAAAAACCTCAGATGGGTCGAGCCGCCCGTGGAAACTATCACGAGTACTGATTATTTCGGGATTGGATACAACAGCGACGGCTACAAGATCGTGAGGTTTACTACTCGTCCGTTTGAGGTTGAGTGTTGCGAGGATGTGCCAGAGGTTGAGATTTACGAGTTCAAGACGAGTTCTTGGAGAACTATTGGTGGAGAAGTTGATACTGATGTGGAGATTACGAGTAACAGTGTGGCTGTGATGGGCAACATGTATTGGACTGCTTATAGAGTAGAAACACCAGAAGAAGAGTTCATTAGGGTTTTCGATTTCTCGGATGAAACATTCAAGGACATATGCTTCTCTCCAACCTCTTACGTTAATAGTCATTTATCTTGTTTCAATGGAGATAACTTGTCGTTGCTACAACAAGACCAAGCATCAAGAAACATTGAGGTGTGGGTTTCGAGCAAGTTGGGTGATGGTGATGTCACGTTTAGCAGATATTTTAGTTTGTCCCGTCCTGATCTTCCGGCGTTACGGGTCCGTGATGATGCTAATCCTGTATACTGCTTTGTGAAGCCTAAGAGTGTCATCGTATGGTGCGTGGAAGTTGAAGGAAAAGGTACTGTTAAGGCTTGTACTTGCTGTACTCTTTATGAGATTGGTGAGGATGGGGTGAAGAGTAAACGCGAGACAGAACGAAGCTACGTGCGTGACTATTCTCGCGCCTTCCGGTGTGGCTATGTGTATATTCCAAGTATGATCCCTCTTCCATGGGTAAGACATTAG
- the LOC106330188 gene encoding F-box protein At3g08750-like, with protein MASPRRSWSLPLLPLEIIQEIFYRTPAEALVRSKPTCKKWHALITNKSFINKHLQRSKERPQERFIRIFDKVRIMDPITRTSAASPIPNELLQHQYNINTLIYTLMVHCDGLMLVAYRGWKCRSDGSILPNIALWNPLLNKIKWVEQAAGCITSSDYYGIGYNGDGNYKLVRFTCRPFEVEGFEDVPEVEIYEFETSSWRTVGGKVDVDVEITRKCVSVMGNMYWVAYRCWKEDEKFIRVFDFSDETFKDICFCPPSYGDNSHLSCFNGDSLSLLLQQDEASRKIEVWVSSKLGDGDVTFSKYFSLSGPDLPALRVQAKAARPVYCFVKPKSVIVWCVEVEGEGTDEACSCCTLYEIDEDGVKSKKVTERNYARDYSRAFVCGYAYVPSTLYFLFAKLSFCSLFVDLLPCIS; from the coding sequence ATGGCTTCCCCAAGGCGTTCATGGTCCTTGCCGCTGCTGCCACTGGAGATAATACAAGAAATCTTTTACAGGACTCCGGCGGAAGCGCTCGTCCGATCAAAACCGACGTGCAAGAAATGGCACGCTCTCATCACCAACAAAAGTTTCATCAACAAACACTTGCAACGCTCCAAAGAACGTCCCCAAGAACGCTTCATAAGAATCTTCGACAAGGTACGAATCATGGATCCAATAACCAGAACAAGCGCAGCATCACCAATCCCAAACGAATTACTACAACATCAATATAACATCAATACTTTGATCTACACGCTAATGGTTCATTGCGACGGACTCATGCTGGTTGCGTATCGTGGTTGGAAGTGCAGAAGCGACGGATCAATACTCCCCAACATCGCACTTTGGAATCCTCTTTTGAATAAAATCAAATGGGTCGAGCAAGCCGCGGGGTGCATCACGAGTAGTGACTACTACGGGATCGGATACAACGGCGATGGTAATTACAAGCTCGTGAGGTTCACGTGTCGTCCGTTTGAGGTCGAGGGTTTCGAGGACGTGCCAGAGGTTGAGATTTACGAGTTCGAGACGAGTTCTTGGAGAACCGTAGGCGGCAAGGTTGATGTCGACGTGGAGATCACGAGGAAGTGTGTGTCTGTGATGGGTAACATGTATTGGGTTGCTTATAGATGTTGGAAAGAAGATGAAAAGTTCATTAGAGTTTTCGATTTCTCGGATGAAACGTTCAAGGACATATGTTTCTGTCCTCCTTCTTACGGTGATAATAGTCACTTGTCTTGTTTCAACGGAGATAGCTTGTCGTTGCTGCTGCAGCAAGACGAAGCGTCAAGGAAGATTGAGGTGTGGGTTTCGAGCAAGTTGGGTGATGGTGATGTCACGTTTAGCAAATATTTCAGTTTGTCCGGTCCTGATCTTCCTGCGTTACGGGTCCAAGCAAAAGCGGCTCGTCCTGTGTACTGCTTTGTGAAGCCTAAGAGTGTCATCGTCTGGTGCGTGGAAGTTGAAGGAGAAGGTACTGATGAGGCTTGTAGTTGCTGTACTCTTTATGAGATTGATGAGGATGGGGTGAAGAGTAAAAAAGTGACGGAACGAAACTACGCGCGTGACTATTCTCGCGCCTTCGTTTGTGGGTATGCGTATGTTCCAAGTACTCTTTATTTCTTGTTCGCCAAGCTTTCGTTTTGTTCTTTGTTTGTTGATCTTCTGCCATGTATATCTTGA